The DNA window ACTCAAAATCATATTTGACATGCGATTTGAAAGAATACTGTCATTCTGCATATCGATATAAAAAGCAAGCCCCCCCCAGTATAAAAATACCGTCAGAAAAGATATAAGAAATGATTTCAAGGCATTGCTTTCAAAAGCATAAGCACATGCAAAAGCAACAAGGCCAATGATCCACCAGGGAAACATGTATCCCAAAACTACCGATAAGACTAATAAACTTGCTATTTGCTTCATTTTGATGATGTAAATATGATTCTGCCAATTTCATTTTCACCTAAATCATCGGCACTTTGAATATAATTTAATGGCCATAGCTCTCCACTTGCCCAATCTTCAACCATATTGGCATAAAAAGGACTTCCGGGATTTCCCGATTGCCCTCCGGGATAAATTCCAAATCCATTGGGTTCATCTCCAAGTTCTACAACCATTCTCCAGCTTGGGCCCTTGGTCTTTTTGGTGGCATTGACCATGTTATGGCCACCGCCAATCCATAATTCATCCGTTCCCATTCCCGGTATTCGTGCCAGATGGCCAACAAAAGTTCCTTTTACCGTTCCCCACTGCCAGGTTTTTATTTCATCTCCAAATTTCCGTTCGAGATATTTTATGGAACTGGCAAAACTTTCATGAACAATATCTGCCCTGCTCTCTTTCTCAGGACTGTTTATATCATCAAACCATATGGCTTCCATGGAATCCTTTAATAATAGCAAAGACCTGGTATTATCGGGTCTCAGCATTACTGGCTCTTTTTCATTGAATTCATCATCCCATAGTGCTTTGTCATAGAATTCCCATAATGCATCATAAATTGACGCGGCAATGGATTCTGCATCCATTTTATAATCCCAGTTCTTCAATATAGATATTGACTTTTTCTCTAGTTCTGACTTGTTCTTTTTTGATTCGAGAATTTTCAGAAAATGAGGAACTGCTATTTCGGCCTGAAGATTAAAATTATCATTCTGTATGGTCCTTAAATCATCAGCGCGTGCATTTTCAAGATTTTCAAGTAAATCATTGATCCTCGCCCCTCTTTCAAAAGTGGTAAATTCCCAATTCAGATAATAGGGATAAAGGCTATCAGTAACGTCTTGATTCGCGGAACTAACAAAGCCTCTTTCAGGATTTTTTACATGCGGATTGTGCTCCTGAGGCACCCAGCCCTGCCAGTCGTGAAGTGGATTGGAACCATCGAGTATGTATTTCCCCTGTCCTTCCCATTTTAGCGGAAAACGCCCATTTGGCCAGATGGCTATATTGTTTAGTTTATCGGCATATATGAAATTCTGTGCGGGGCAGCTCCAGTATTTTAATGCTGAGGTATAATCCTCATAGTTTTTAGCGCGATTGAGCAAATAGAATGTTTTTATCTCATTGCTTGGTTCATGGGCCATCCATCGCATGGCACAGCCACTAGGAAGCGTTGGCCTTAATGACTTTTCACCGGGATTAAATACAACCGGACCATGGTGTGTATGTACAACTTCCTGAAAATAATCATCAGCACCTCTGACTTTAATAGTAGAATTTCTTTTGCTCGTATTTTTCCATCTACCTTCGTGATAATACTCCGAAAGTGTGGAGTCCTTAAATTTTATTTTGTACCAATCCAGAACATCAGAATCTACATTGGTAAATCCCCAGGCGATATCTTTATTAAACCCGATAATCACTCCCGGAGCGCCTTGTAAACAGACACCATATGTATTCATTTCGGGTGTAACCAAATGCATCTGCATCCAGATAGAGGGAAGCGTTAGACTTAAATGTGGATCATTTGACAAAATGGGTTTATTCGTTGCCGATCGCGAACCGGAAATTGCCCAATTATTGCTTCCATTGTCTTTATCCGGTTCTAAATAGGATAAATAAGATGATCCTGAATTTTCTACTAGGGCCTTTTCTGCATCTTCAGGAACATTTGGAATTACCAGCGGTTCAAAGTCGGGTTTTGTACCTGGTGGAATTATCGGATCCATGTAAGGTTCATCAGAGATGTAAAGTTTTTTTACTACATCAGAACCGTACTTTTTGAGAACATTGGTCAAACGCAGGTCAGTATTATATCCAGAAAGATCCCAAGACATATAGTTAAGCAACAATACCGTTTTAATATTAGACCATTTTTCAGGTTCATAGTCAAGGATTTTATATTCCAGGGGTTTGTTTCGTGGACTCAAATTGTCCAAATAGTAATTAATGCCGTCGGTATAGGCGTTTAAAACAGCAAACATTTTATCATCGCGTTCTATGTATTGCAATGTTCGTTTTGCCGACCAGTTCATGCCTATTTTTCTTTGAAAGCGATCGAGGTCTAAGGCTCTTTCCCCTACGATTTCGGATAATCTGCCGGCAGCGTAAAGTGCTTGAAATTCCATTTGCCATAGTCGTAATTTTGCGGTAACATAGCCTTGAGCGAAATATAGGTCGCGATCGTTGTATGCGAAAATATGTGGCACCATATTATCATCGAATACAATTTTAACTTCCTCTGAAACAGATTTTATATCCTTTTCTAATGTAAAGGTTATTCCAACTGCTTCGGCATTTTGCCAAAATCCTGAATGTGGATTGAATAATTTTCCCATTGGAGGTGTACTGCCAAATTGGGTATTTGACAGGTAAACTAAACCAACACTAATAATAAGGGAAATAACAAAACTCAGATACTTCATAAAAAGGCCAATGATTTATTCATAAATCTAAATAATTTTAAACTTTAAATATACTTTGGAAACACTTATTAGCACTGACCTTAAAAAAGCCAAAACCTTTCTTAAACAAGGTGATTTGGTTGCGGTACCTACTGAAACAGTATACGGCCTGGCAGCATGCTACAATAATAAATCTGCCATTCAGAATATTTTCAGTGTCAAAAACCGACCAGCTTATGACCCACTGATCCTACATGCTTCTAACTTATCCATGATTAAAGCGCTGATTGTAAACGAATTTCCTCCGCTTGCCGAAAAACTAGCCGAAAAATTCTGGCCCGGCCCCCTTTCCATGGTTTTGCCAAAAAATGAGACTATTGACCCAATCATTACGGCAGGTCTGGAAACTGTTGCCTTGAGAATTCCCGGTCATGATTTATTGCTTTCATTAATTTCAAAGTTGAATATGCCCCTGGCGGCGCCCAGCGCCAATCCATTTGGTTACATAAGTCCCACAACAGCAAAACATGTAAATGATCAACTCGGTGGGCAAATTGCAATGATCCTGGATGGCGGCCCGGCCAAAATCGGACTTGAGTCTACCATTGTGGAAGTAAAAGGGAATCATCTTATTGTATTGCGTGCCGGTGGAGTTGCCATAGAAGAATTAAAGGAATTTGACTCAAATTTGGAGATTAGGACATCATCATCAAAACCCAATGCACCGGGAATGCTCGACAAACATTATGCTCCAAAAAAAGACTTTCGCTTTCAAAAGAACTTTAATTCCTCAAGGGATAATTCTCAAATTGGATTGATCCGATTCAATTCCTTCTCGGAAGATTTTCCTTTTGAAAATCAAATTGTACTCAGCCCAGAAGGAAAAATTGAGATTGCGGCACAAAAACTCTACTCTGCTATGCGAGAAATGGATCAAAGTCGCTATGAAATCATTCTCACAGAAACTTTT is part of the Hyphobacterium sp. CCMP332 genome and encodes:
- a CDS encoding threonylcarbamoyl-AMP synthase, producing MSTDLKKAKTFLKQGDLVAVPTETVYGLAACYNNKSAIQNIFSVKNRPAYDPLILHASNLSMIKALIVNEFPPLAEKLAEKFWPGPLSMVLPKNETIDPIITAGLETVALRIPGHDLLLSLISKLNMPLAAPSANPFGYISPTTAKHVNDQLGGQIAMILDGGPAKIGLESTIVEVKGNHLIVLRAGGVAIEELKEFDSNLEIRTSSSKPNAPGMLDKHYAPKKDFRFQKNFNSSRDNSQIGLIRFNSFSEDFPFENQIVLSPEGKIEIAAQKLYSAMREMDQSRYEIILTETFPNQGIGIAMNDRILRAVNRN
- a CDS encoding penicillin acylase family protein, encoding MKYLSFVISLIISVGLVYLSNTQFGSTPPMGKLFNPHSGFWQNAEAVGITFTLEKDIKSVSEEVKIVFDDNMVPHIFAYNDRDLYFAQGYVTAKLRLWQMEFQALYAAGRLSEIVGERALDLDRFQRKIGMNWSAKRTLQYIERDDKMFAVLNAYTDGINYYLDNLSPRNKPLEYKILDYEPEKWSNIKTVLLLNYMSWDLSGYNTDLRLTNVLKKYGSDVVKKLYISDEPYMDPIIPPGTKPDFEPLVIPNVPEDAEKALVENSGSSYLSYLEPDKDNGSNNWAISGSRSATNKPILSNDPHLSLTLPSIWMQMHLVTPEMNTYGVCLQGAPGVIIGFNKDIAWGFTNVDSDVLDWYKIKFKDSTLSEYYHEGRWKNTSKRNSTIKVRGADDYFQEVVHTHHGPVVFNPGEKSLRPTLPSGCAMRWMAHEPSNEIKTFYLLNRAKNYEDYTSALKYWSCPAQNFIYADKLNNIAIWPNGRFPLKWEGQGKYILDGSNPLHDWQGWVPQEHNPHVKNPERGFVSSANQDVTDSLYPYYLNWEFTTFERGARINDLLENLENARADDLRTIQNDNFNLQAEIAVPHFLKILESKKNKSELEKKSISILKNWDYKMDAESIAASIYDALWEFYDKALWDDEFNEKEPVMLRPDNTRSLLLLKDSMEAIWFDDINSPEKESRADIVHESFASSIKYLERKFGDEIKTWQWGTVKGTFVGHLARIPGMGTDELWIGGGHNMVNATKKTKGPSWRMVVELGDEPNGFGIYPGGQSGNPGSPFYANMVEDWASGELWPLNYIQSADDLGENEIGRIIFTSSK